In the genome of Massilia sp. UMI-21, the window TCGAGAGCCAGGAAAACTTCCATCTCCAAACGAAACAGATCGACGAACTCGATGCGGTTTACCGGGATTTAAAGGCGGAATACCTGAAATCCCGGACAGAAGCAGGATAAGGCGGACCCGGCCGCGCGAGCAGCCGGCACGCAATATGAGAGGGACGCCGCGATGAGGTCCCTGTTCCCGGACAGACGCAAGAACTTAGGTGTGCGAGAGCAATTGCTCAGTCAGCTGTTCAGTCAGTTGCTTCGTCCAGCACATGAGGCAATCATCGCAGCATCGAACGGCAGGATGGCGCCCGCCGTTCGACACTGCCCGTCCTTCAAGCGTCGAGCGCGCTACGAATGCCGTGCGTGAACGCCCGTACCGCCTCCACGGCCTGCTCCTTCGGCACCGATTCCAGCTCCTGGATGATGCGGCTGCCGATCACCACCGCATCCGCCACTTCCGCCACCGCACGCGCGGTGGCGCCGTCGCGGATGCCGAAACCGACGCCGATCGGCAGCTTCACGTGTTCGCGGATCGCGCCCACGCGGCGCGCCACGTCGGCGGTGTCGATGCTGCCGGCGCCGGTGACGCCCTTGAGCGACACGTAGTAGCTGAAGCCGCTGCCGTAGCGCGCCACCTGCCGCACGCGCTCGGTGGTCGAGGTCGGGGCCAGCAGGAAGATCAGGTCGAGCTCCCCGGCGCGCATGGCCTCGGCGAAGCTTGCACACTCTTCCGGCGGATAATCCACCACGATGGCGCCGTCGGCGCCCGCTTCCTTCGCGCAGCGAATGAAGTTGTCGGAACCGATGCGTTCGATCGGGTTGGCGTAGCCCATCAGGACCACCGGCGTGCTGCTGTTGGTCTTGCGGAATTCGCGCACGAATCCGAACACGTCGTGCAGGCCGATGTTGAACTTGAGCGCGCGTTCGCAGGCGCGCTGGATGACCGGGCCTTCGGCCATCGGATCGGAAAACGGAACGCCCAGTTCGAGGACGTCGGCGCCGCCCTCCACCAAAGCGTGCATCAGGGGCACGGTGAGCTCGGGCCCGGGGTCGCCGGCGGTGATGAAGGTGACCAGGCCGGTCTTGTTCTGCGCCTTCAGGGACGCAAAGGTCGGTGCGATACGGGACATGCTGTTCTTTCCATAAACGGGTGGACAATCGGGAGGGTCTGCTGGACGGCGCTCAGCCGAAATCCAGTCCCATCCTCTGCGCCACCGTGTGCATGTCCTTGTCGCCGCGGCCCGACAGGTTGACCAGGATGAGCTGGTCCTTCGGCAGGGTCGGCGCCAGCTTGGTCGCGTAGGCGATCGCGTGCGAGGACTCCAGCGCCGGGATGATCCCTTCGATGCGGCAGCAATCGTGGAAGGCCGCCAGCGCTTCCTCGTCGGTGATCGACACGTACTCGGCGCGCTTGATGTCCTTCAGCCAGGCGTGTTCCGGTCCCACGCCCGGATAGTCCAGGCCGGCCGACACCGAATGCGTCTCGATGATTTGCCCGTTTTCGTCCTGCAGCAGGTAGGTGCGGTTGCCGTGCAGCACGCCCGGGATGCCGGCATTCAGCGAAGCGGCATGCTTGCCCGACTCCAGACCCTCGCCGGCCGGTTCGACGCCGACCAGCTTCACGCCCGGCTCGTCGATGTACGGATAGAAGATGCCCATGGCGTTGGAGCCGCCGCCGACGCAGGCCAGCACGTAGTCGGGCTGGCGGCCGGTCATGGCCGGCATCTGCACCCGGCACTCCTCGCCGATCACCGACTGGAAGTCGCGCACCATCATCGGGTAAGGATGCGGGCCGGCCACGGTGCCGATGATGTAGAAGGTGTTCTCGATGTTGGTGACCCAGTCGCGCATCGCTTCGTTGAGCGCGTCCTTGAGGGTCCTGGAGCCCGATTCCACCGGCACCACGGTCGCGCCCAGCAGCTTCATGCGGTAGACGTTCTGGGCCTGGCGCTTGACGTCCTCGCTGCCCATGTAGACCACGCACTCCATGCCGAAGCGGGCGCAGATGGTGGCGGTGGCCACGCCGTGCTGGCCGGCGCCGGTCTCGGCGATGATGCGCTTCTTGCCCATGCGGCGCGCCAGCAGGGCCTGGCCAATCACGTTGTTGATCTTGTGCGCGCCGGTGTGGTTCAGGTCTTCGCGCTTGAAGAAGATCTGGGCGCCGCCCAGCTGCTCGGACCAGCGCTTGGCGTGGTAGACCGGCGACGGACGGCCGACGAAGTGGGCCAGTTCATAGCGGAATTCTTCGAGGAATTCGGGGTCGGTCGAGTAACGCGCATAGGCCTCGTTCAGCTCGGTCAGCGCATGGGTCAGGGTCTCGGCGACGAAGCTGCCGCCGTAGGGGCCGAAGTGCCCGCGCTGGTCGGGCAGCTGGTAATCAGGGGTCTGGAACAGCGGAGTGTTTCCGCTAGGACGATCTTTCATGGTGGTTCTCGCTTGAAATGATGGCGTCGGCGGCCCGCACGGCCCCGATGAAGTCGGCAATCTTGCGGGCATCCTTGATGCCCTTCTGCGCTTCGACGCCGCTGCTGACGTCGACCGCGAAGGGGCGAACACGTAGAATCGCGTCAGTCGCGTTTTGTACGTTCAAGCCACCACTCAAAACGAGCCGAGGCGCGAGCTCTTTTGGGACGAGAGACCAATCGAAAACCTTTCCTGCGCCGCCGTAGGCGTCTACCCAGGTATCCAGCAACAGGCCGGAGAACCACGGACTGGCGGCGCGGTATGTGCGCTCATATTCTAGCAGTTCATCCGGGCTCGTGTCCGCCTTGACGCGGAAGGCGCGCACGAAGGGACGCGCCACCGCCGCGGCCAACTCCGCGCACTGCCCGGCCGTTTCATCGCCATGGAACTGGATCAGCGACAGCGGCGCACGCGCGGCCACCGCCCGCAGCTCCTCGACCGTCGCGTTGACGAACAGCGCCACCGCGGAAACGAAGGGCGGCAGCGCCCGGCACAACCCGGCCGCCTGCTCGGGCGTGACGTAGCGCGGGCTGTTCGGATAGAACACGAATCCCAGCGCGTCGGCGCCGGCTGAGACGGCCGCGCGCAGGTCTTCCTCGCGCGTGATGCCGCAAATCTTGATACGGGTGCGTTGCATGACGATCCTTGAAACGGGCTATAGCCAGGGCAGCGGATGTGTTGGCTCTTGGGGCAATCCCCACTTCGGATCGTAATCGATTTTGGCCAGGTACAGGCCGTCCGGCATGAAGGTGGGCGCGGCGACGTCGCGCGAGCGGCTCTCGAGCACCTCTTTCATCCAGCCCGGTTCGTTGCGGCCGGTGCCCACGTAGATGAGCGAGCCGACGATGTTGCGCACCATGTGATGGAGAAAAGCGCTGGCGCGCACCGTGAACACGATCACGTCGCCGTAGCGCCGGATGCTCACCTCGTGCATCTGCTTGACCGGAGTATTCGCCTGGCAGCCCGAGGCCCGGAAGGCCGAGAAATCGTGCTCGCCGATCAGGTGGCGGCCCGCCTCCACCATGCGCTCGACGTCCAGCGGACGAAACACCCACCCGGCCCGGCCGGCCAGCAGCGCCGACGGGTTCGGATTGTTGTACAGCACGTAATGGTAGGTGCGCGAGCGCGCCGAGAAGCGCGCGTGGAATGCGTTGCCGTCAAGCTCGGGCGCGAGCTCGTGCGCCCAGCGCACCACGATCGACTCCGGCAGGAAGGCGTTCACGCCGCGCACCCAGCTCTGCGTGGCGCGGTCCAGCGTCGTGTCGAAATGGACCACCTGCTCGATGCCGTGCACGCCGGCGTCGGTGCGGCCGGCGCAGGTGGTGGCCAGCGGCGTGCAGGCGAACTTCTCGAGGGCGATCTCGAGCCGGTCCTGGACGGTGTTACGCTCCGGTTGCTTCTGGTAGCCGTTCCAGCCCGTACCGACGTACTGGACACCCAGTGCGATGCGCCTCACGCGAGCAGCGAGCGCATCGCGCTGGCCTTGCTCACCTGTTCGCCGCTGCCGCCCTTGATGACTTCATCGAGCAACTCGCGCGCACCTTCCTTGTCGCCGATCTCCTGGTAGGCGATTGCGAGGTCGAGCTTGGTTTCCATTTCCATGTGCTCCGGCGACAGCGCGGCCGCTTCGCCGGCCGCGCCCTGCTCCGGCAGGTCGGTGGCCGCCGCGGCGCTTGCCGGCTGCTCGAAGGACGGCAGGTCGAGGTCGATATCGGCCAGGTCGAACGATGGCTCCACCGGTCCGGGGACCGATTCCCCGGTCGCCGCAGGCGCCGGGATTTCTTCCAGCGCGAACGGGTCGGTGCCGTCATCCACCTGCATGTCGAAGGCGAACGGCTCGGCGGCCGGCACTGCAGTCGCCGGCGGGGCGTCGAATTCGAAAGGTTCCACCGCCGGCTGGGCCAGGGCCGGGGCCGGGGCAGCAGCATCGGCATCGGCGTCGGCCGGGCTGCCGAAGTCCATGGTGTCGAGGTCGAACAGGGGGTCGTCCGCGCCGAGCGCGGATGCCGGGGCGCTGGCGATCGCCGGGACTTCCTCGTGGAAGGGCGTCGCCTCGGCCACACTGGCTGCCGGCGCCGCCGGCGCCGACAGGCCGAAGTCCATCGTATCGAGGTCGAACAAGGGGTCGTTCTCTTGCGCGCCGGCGGTGGCCAGCGCCGGCACCTCGTCCTCGGCGATGGCAGGCAGCGGCGGCAGGTCGAATTCGGCGGCCAGGCCGGCCATGTCGATGTCGTGCTCCGCCGTCGAGGCCTGCGCGGCGCCGGCTTCCGGCTCGCCGAAGTGCATGTCGAAGGCCAGGTCGAAGGGCTCCTCGCTGGAGGAAGCAGGTGCGGCGGTCTCGTCGACCGGGAGCGCGGTGCCGGCATCGCCGAGCGGATCCAGCGCGAAGTCGAGGTCCGGCACGGCGGTCTCGTCCTGGACCGCGTCCGGACCTGTCATGGCGATCGGCTCGCTGCTGCCGACCGGCTCGAAGCTCAGGCCGCCGAGGTCGAAATCGAGTGCATTGTCTTCGGTGCGCTGTGCGGTGTCCACGTCCGCCGCGGGCACGGCGGTCGCCTCCAGCTGCTCGTCGTGATCGATCGCGGCATGGGCGGCGCCGGCCGCCGCGCCCGCACCCAGGGCCGCCAGCGGGGCGCCAAGCGCATCGGCACGCGCGTTATCGAGCGGGCTGCCCGAACGGAAGGCATCTTCGAGCTGCTTCGACAGCAGCGTCTGCTGCTCGCGCTCCTGCGGGCTCGGGCTGTGCACCGCCGCCGCGGCGGCGCCGTTGGCGGCACTGGCATACAAGGGATTGGCCGGGTCGATGCCCATGCCGAGGGCCGCGGCCTGGGCCCATTCGTCGCCCTGGCCGCGCGTCAGGCCGTGCAGCTCGTTGGCCTGGGTCTCGAAGGCGCGCAGGTCCTTGCGCGCGGCGTAGATCTCGAGCAGCTTGAGGCGCACCGCATGGCGTTCCGGATGGGTGCGCAGGGCTTCCTTCAGGATCTCTTCGGCCTGGGCGTCGCGGCCATAGGCGATGTAGACGTCGGCTTCCGCGACCGGATCGACCTCGTTCGTGTCGAGCTGCGAGGCCGACGGCGCGAAGCTGGAATTGAACACGCTGTTGCTGGTGTCGACGCTCTGGCCGCCCGCTTCCGCGAACAGCGA includes:
- the truA gene encoding tRNA pseudouridine(38-40) synthase TruA, whose protein sequence is MRRIALGVQYVGTGWNGYQKQPERNTVQDRLEIALEKFACTPLATTCAGRTDAGVHGIEQVVHFDTTLDRATQSWVRGVNAFLPESIVVRWAHELAPELDGNAFHARFSARSRTYHYVLYNNPNPSALLAGRAGWVFRPLDVERMVEAGRHLIGEHDFSAFRASGCQANTPVKQMHEVSIRRYGDVIVFTVRASAFLHHMVRNIVGSLIYVGTGRNEPGWMKEVLESRSRDVAAPTFMPDGLYLAKIDYDPKWGLPQEPTHPLPWL
- the trpB gene encoding tryptophan synthase subunit beta encodes the protein MKDRPSGNTPLFQTPDYQLPDQRGHFGPYGGSFVAETLTHALTELNEAYARYSTDPEFLEEFRYELAHFVGRPSPVYHAKRWSEQLGGAQIFFKREDLNHTGAHKINNVIGQALLARRMGKKRIIAETGAGQHGVATATICARFGMECVVYMGSEDVKRQAQNVYRMKLLGATVVPVESGSRTLKDALNEAMRDWVTNIENTFYIIGTVAGPHPYPMMVRDFQSVIGEECRVQMPAMTGRQPDYVLACVGGGSNAMGIFYPYIDEPGVKLVGVEPAGEGLESGKHAASLNAGIPGVLHGNRTYLLQDENGQIIETHSVSAGLDYPGVGPEHAWLKDIKRAEYVSITDEEALAAFHDCCRIEGIIPALESSHAIAYATKLAPTLPKDQLILVNLSGRGDKDMHTVAQRMGLDFG
- a CDS encoding LysM peptidoglycan-binding domain-containing protein, which codes for MHFPHRPPLMAFALKTVTAAVASAVLLSSAAQAAGLGKLTVLSALGQPLRAEIELTTSASEDASSMAVKLASPEAFRAANIEFNPALLSLRFNVEQRAGRQVIRVSSTQPLNEPFVDMLLELSWNNGRLVREYTFLLDPAELRATQSAQAAAETRQPAQPAARPAPAPAPAQPAAPVAQPPQEQARRDSPAPAPRAAAVEAPSRYRVRPGDTLGEIASKLRPADISLDMMLVALYRANPDAFIGNNMNRLKSGQILSVPDSGAIRGSGSESEARGIVIAHAADFNAYRNKLAGQVANAAPQRTPQAGQSAAGKITAKVEEGRTAANESQDQLRLSKATGAAAGAQADNGANTTTAEDAIARERELAQAQERVKELEKNVNELEQLMTVKSRSGSEAQNAVVAGAGAGKLAQAPAVPAAKPAEKARAKAAQQAKPQEKSFADTLMDNINIIAGGAAILLLAALGVSQRRKKKPGGAQAVIAEPTVPGVPKQAAHSLFAEAGGQSVDTSNSVFNSSFAPSASQLDTNEVDPVAEADVYIAYGRDAQAEEILKEALRTHPERHAVRLKLLEIYAARKDLRAFETQANELHGLTRGQGDEWAQAAALGMGIDPANPLYASAANGAAAAAVHSPSPQEREQQTLLSKQLEDAFRSGSPLDNARADALGAPLAALGAGAAAGAAHAAIDHDEQLEATAVPAADVDTAQRTEDNALDFDLGGLSFEPVGSSEPIAMTGPDAVQDETAVPDLDFALDPLGDAGTALPVDETAAPASSSEEPFDLAFDMHFGEPEAGAAQASTAEHDIDMAGLAAEFDLPPLPAIAEDEVPALATAGAQENDPLFDLDTMDFGLSAPAAPAASVAEATPFHEEVPAIASAPASALGADDPLFDLDTMDFGSPADADADAAAPAPALAQPAVEPFEFDAPPATAVPAAEPFAFDMQVDDGTDPFALEEIPAPAATGESVPGPVEPSFDLADIDLDLPSFEQPASAAAATDLPEQGAAGEAAALSPEHMEMETKLDLAIAYQEIGDKEGARELLDEVIKGGSGEQVSKASAMRSLLA
- a CDS encoding phosphoribosylanthranilate isomerase, with product MQRTRIKICGITREEDLRAAVSAGADALGFVFYPNSPRYVTPEQAAGLCRALPPFVSAVALFVNATVEELRAVAARAPLSLIQFHGDETAGQCAELAAAVARPFVRAFRVKADTSPDELLEYERTYRAASPWFSGLLLDTWVDAYGGAGKVFDWSLVPKELAPRLVLSGGLNVQNATDAILRVRPFAVDVSSGVEAQKGIKDARKIADFIGAVRAADAIISSENHHERSS
- a CDS encoding tryptophan synthase subunit alpha, which encodes MSRIAPTFASLKAQNKTGLVTFITAGDPGPELTVPLMHALVEGGADVLELGVPFSDPMAEGPVIQRACERALKFNIGLHDVFGFVREFRKTNSSTPVVLMGYANPIERIGSDNFIRCAKEAGADGAIVVDYPPEECASFAEAMRAGELDLIFLLAPTSTTERVRQVARYGSGFSYYVSLKGVTGAGSIDTADVARRVGAIREHVKLPIGVGFGIRDGATARAVAEVADAVVIGSRIIQELESVPKEQAVEAVRAFTHGIRSALDA